In the Candidatus Saccharibacteria bacterium oral taxon 488 genome, one interval contains:
- a CDS encoding glycosyltransferase, giving the protein MYRKLETAVVIPCYNEEKMITQTIKKLPKYIDHVIAVNDASTDDTIGVLNKLKKQNDRLIVVDNETNQGVGGALIAGYNYAIEQTKATAIGIVAGDDQFDSTYLEAMLDDFIDQSADYVKASRFFHREAFKTMPKYRQFGNIFISLLTKFSTGYYSITDITNGCGWLRRDIIEKVDFSIVEKRYDYETSMLTALSIVNAKVIDHAVPAHYGDEKSTIKLIPTAWRNLKAVWKGFWRRIYYKYVLYGFHPVALFLFTGMFFLIISLLIAAFLLYVKLFAHQSPTAGSVMLAVLPFILSVQLVLTALTIDVSNENNNFKK; this is encoded by the coding sequence ATGTATAGAAAATTAGAGACCGCAGTTGTTATACCTTGTTATAACGAAGAAAAAATGATCACTCAAACGATCAAGAAATTACCAAAGTACATTGACCATGTTATAGCCGTTAATGATGCCAGCACTGATGACACCATTGGGGTTCTAAATAAATTAAAAAAGCAAAATGATCGACTGATTGTCGTTGACAACGAAACAAATCAAGGTGTCGGCGGCGCTCTCATCGCAGGATATAATTACGCTATTGAGCAGACCAAAGCGACCGCTATCGGGATCGTGGCGGGCGACGACCAGTTTGACTCGACATACCTCGAAGCAATGCTAGACGATTTTATCGATCAATCAGCAGATTACGTGAAAGCTAGCCGCTTCTTCCACCGAGAAGCCTTTAAGACTATGCCAAAATACCGGCAATTCGGCAATATTTTCATATCATTGCTAACAAAATTCTCGACTGGATATTATTCTATCACAGACATCACTAATGGCTGCGGTTGGCTACGCCGCGACATAATTGAAAAGGTCGATTTCTCCATAGTTGAAAAGCGCTACGACTATGAAACCAGCATGCTGACCGCCTTATCCATAGTCAATGCTAAAGTTATTGACCACGCCGTACCAGCTCATTACGGTGATGAGAAGTCAACTATTAAACTAATCCCAACCGCTTGGCGTAACCTCAAGGCCGTATGGAAGGGTTTTTGGCGACGAATTTACTATAAATACGTCCTGTATGGATTTCATCCCGTAGCCCTGTTCTTGTTTACTGGTATGTTTTTCTTGATTATCTCGCTGTTAATTGCAGCTTTCTTGTTGTATGTTAAATTATTCGCTCATCAATCACCGACCGCTGGCAGCGTTATGCTAGCTGTACTACCATTTATTTTAAGTGTACAGCTAGTTTTAACAGCGCTCACCATTGATGTCTCTAATGAGAACAACAATTTTAAGAAATAA
- a CDS encoding HAD hydrolase-like protein has product MVNIAPRHYRVYEKCVKALGGTPLNKEEYWEMKRANLSWDRLLPLSGLSINEKDAYLKLFIDRIESQEELGADELFKDSLRTLEQLRANDNKLYLLSLRRNANALDWQIEHLGIRHLFEKILSGHSDTKEGTLLKKADIVRQTVDKPSEVVIIGDTEADIAAAQQLGATSIALMSGIRNEEFLSAMHPNHLVDGIGDVNNIKL; this is encoded by the coding sequence TTGGTTAATATTGCCCCGCGACACTATCGGGTTTATGAAAAATGTGTTAAGGCGCTGGGCGGGACTCCGCTTAACAAAGAAGAATATTGGGAAATGAAGCGCGCTAACCTGTCTTGGGACAGGCTACTACCACTGAGCGGCCTGAGCATTAATGAAAAAGATGCATATCTCAAGTTGTTTATTGACCGAATCGAGTCGCAAGAAGAATTGGGTGCGGATGAACTCTTTAAGGATAGTTTGCGCACACTAGAGCAGTTACGGGCAAACGATAACAAGTTGTATCTATTAAGCTTGAGACGAAATGCAAATGCTCTTGATTGGCAGATTGAACATTTGGGAATTCGGCATTTGTTTGAAAAGATTTTGTCGGGCCATAGCGACACGAAAGAGGGGACGCTGCTGAAAAAGGCGGATATCGTCAGGCAAACAGTGGACAAGCCAAGTGAAGTCGTTATCATTGGCGACACCGAAGCAGACATCGCGGCGGCTCAGCAGCTCGGTGCAACCAGCATCGCCCTTATGAGCGGTATTCGTAACGAGGAATTTTTATCAGCCATGCATCCAAACCATCTCGTTGATGGTATCGGCGATGTAAACAATATCAAGCTGTAG
- a CDS encoding NAD-dependent epimerase/dehydratase family protein, with translation MAPTDWEIICLGRSQPDSLTGRWIRCDLSDQKSIESATKQVGSEMFDAIVHLAAFVPKTAADDTLDNARLGNIDATINLLTHFGEKSEKIIIGSTAEVYDQSKIHGPITEDNVVAGGSYYGSTKMASELIAQSYAKKMNKELTILRFSVMYGGYDPIARAIPNFIRAAKAGDDLTIRGAKVLRDYVHIDDVAHSIICAVNASGVGVVNIGTGRGVSIRETAQAIVDSTQSTSRIAVLSEDGGSDIVIDISRAEKLLNYHPEVFFPDKLKEMEKLYK, from the coding sequence ATGGCACCAACTGATTGGGAGATTATCTGTTTGGGCCGGTCTCAGCCAGATAGTCTCACTGGTCGCTGGATACGGTGTGATTTATCAGATCAAAAAAGTATAGAATCAGCAACCAAACAGGTGGGCAGTGAAATGTTTGATGCTATCGTTCATTTGGCGGCGTTTGTACCGAAAACAGCTGCTGATGACACTCTTGATAACGCAAGGCTAGGTAATATAGACGCAACAATTAACCTGCTGACTCATTTTGGCGAAAAATCTGAGAAGATCATCATTGGCAGCACGGCAGAAGTGTATGATCAGTCGAAAATTCACGGTCCAATTACAGAGGATAACGTCGTCGCCGGCGGCTCGTACTATGGATCTACTAAAATGGCTAGCGAGCTCATCGCTCAGTCGTACGCAAAAAAAATGAATAAAGAGTTAACCATTTTGCGGTTTTCAGTGATGTATGGCGGGTATGATCCTATCGCCCGAGCGATACCGAACTTTATTCGAGCAGCGAAAGCTGGTGACGATTTGACGATTCGTGGTGCAAAAGTACTGCGTGATTATGTACATATTGACGATGTGGCTCATAGTATTATATGTGCGGTTAATGCAAGTGGAGTCGGTGTAGTCAATATTGGAACAGGTAGGGGCGTTTCCATTCGAGAGACGGCTCAGGCGATTGTTGATAGTACGCAGTCAACGAGCCGCATTGCCGTTTTATCCGAAGACGGCGGCTCTGATATAGTCATTGATATATCTCGAGCGGAGAAGTTACTTAATTATCATCCTGAAGTGTTTTTTCCAGATAAACTTAAAGAAATGGAGAAATTGTATAAATAA